A window from Citrobacter amalonaticus encodes these proteins:
- the rplS gene encoding 50S ribosomal protein L19: MSNIIKQLEQEQMKQDVPSFRPGDTVEVKVWVVEGSKKRLQAFEGVVIAIRNRGLHSAFTVRKISNGEGVERVFQTHSPVVDSIAVKRRGAVRKAKLYYLRERTGKAARIKERLN; encoded by the coding sequence ATGAGCAACATTATTAAGCAACTTGAACAAGAGCAGATGAAGCAGGACGTACCTTCCTTCCGTCCGGGTGATACCGTGGAAGTGAAAGTATGGGTTGTTGAAGGTTCCAAAAAACGTCTGCAGGCATTCGAGGGCGTGGTTATCGCTATTCGTAACCGCGGTCTGCACTCTGCATTCACTGTTCGTAAAATTTCCAACGGCGAAGGCGTTGAGCGTGTCTTCCAGACTCACTCTCCGGTTGTTGACAGCATTGCTGTTAAACGTCGTGGTGCCGTTCGTAAAGCTAAACTGTACTACCTGCGTGAGCGTACTGGTAAGGCAGCTCGTATCAAAGAGCGTCTTAACTAA